One stretch of Oncorhynchus tshawytscha isolate Ot180627B linkage group LG19, Otsh_v2.0, whole genome shotgun sequence DNA includes these proteins:
- the LOC112219177 gene encoding LOW QUALITY PROTEIN: mixed lineage kinase domain-like protein (The sequence of the model RefSeq protein was modified relative to this genomic sequence to represent the inferred CDS: deleted 1 base in 1 codon), with the protein MPPRSSRQTGVREHKGCGLLSVSKIIEVSAPTTTVSQVKKLSILDQDIREIKPEELIYDVPKEPFIKNDNSEIFKGEYNKFTVAIKRYAYSSGTSLSQVRSVFKKEVETMKRFESPNILRMFGIVSGPNPNYLIVMEFCEKGSLRAVLDSQRKLPWDRKARLSLDAAQGIYRLHQSEEKFKVHGCINSSRFLVDAGYRVKLAYFELAQTETSLKRTKDRKRRSLCYSSPQQLESVNHPYNKACEMYSFGVVLWEIATCKIPFKDCSRKEVYQMVCKDKYTEPLPEDCPQLLGELINNCRSYDSFYRPTAGVLVDKLCNVVEQLGED; encoded by the exons ATGCCCCC GAGGAGCTCAAGACAAACCGGTGTCAGGGAACATAAAGGGTGTGGTCTCCTTTCAGTTTCAAAGATCATTGAAGTCTCTGCACCAACAACAACAGTCTCTCAAG TAAAGAAGCTGAGCATTTTAGATCAAGACATCAGAGAGATCAAGCCAGAGGAGCTGATCTACGACGTGCCCAAAGAGCCCTTCATCAAAAATGACAATTCAGAGATATTCAAAGGAGAGTACAACAAATTCACAGTGGCCATCAAAAGATACGCCTACTCAAGTGGCACAAGCCTGAG TCAGGTGAGAAGTGTCTTTAAAAAGGAAGTGGAGACTATGAAACGCTTTGAGTCACCAAACATCCTGCGAATGTTTGGGATC GTGTCCG GACCCAATCCAAACTACCTCATTGTCATGGAGTTTTGTGAGAAGGGCAGTCTGAGAGCGGTTCTGGATTCCCAAAGGAAGCTGCCCTGGGACAGAAAGGCTCGCTTGAGTCTGGATGCAGCACAGGGCATCTACAG ATTGCACCAGTCGGAGGAGAAGTTTAAAGTGCATGGATGTATCAACAGCAGCAGGTTCCTGGTAGATGCTGGGTACAGAGTGAAG CTGGCATATTTTGAGCTGGCCCAAACAGAGACGTCGCTGAAGAGGActaaggacaggaagaggaggtccTTATGCTACAGCTCCCCTCAGCAGCTTGAGAGTGTCAACCATCCCTACAACAAAGCTTGTGAGATGTACAG TTTTGGCGTTGTCCTTTGGGAGATTGCAACCTGCAAGATTCCCTTCAAAG ACTGCTCACGCAAAGAAGTGTATCAGATGGTGTGTAAAGACAAATATACTGAACCTCTTCCTGAAGACTGCCCTCAACTGTTGGGGGAACTGATCAACAACTGTCGCTCCTATGACAGCTTCTACAGGCCGACAGCGGGAG TGTTGGTTGACAAACTGTGCAATGTGGTGGAGCAGTTAGGGGAGGACTAA